The genomic stretch TCCTTTATCTTTTCCTTATATCCATTCGATTCAATATTTGAGCAATTGGAATGCGCAAAAAAAGCCACAGATCCGTACTTGGCACAGCCTACGCTATGGCACTTTATGATTGATTGTCTGTTTATTGAGGGCTTTTTTGCGCCGATTTTTAGGATTAAGTGCGGCTACTTTATGCTTTAAAATATATTTTTCAGCGGAAGCTGAATGCAATGGGTTAAGCATGCGATAGCACACCACCAGTAGCGGTAATAAAATGGCCCACGACAATGCTAATACGGTAATTAACCATGGATAATCCCATGTTGCTTGCATCGCACCGGCTTCTATTCCGGCTAAATAACTGCTGGTTCCTGAAATTGCCCCTAAGATATAGGCGAGCCATAAAGGTTTATTGGTGAGCCAATGTAGGCTGTGGTTAAAGCTGACTAACAACATTGCCCACAATAGTCCTAACCAAGGTGGAAAATAAATATATTGGCTGGAAAAAGTGGCGCTGGCAGAGAAAGTGCCAATGGCAAGATGAATACTATCGACCATTAAGGCAGGAGCCAGTAGCACTAACACTTTGGCATCGGCCAGCTTGGTTGGTGACAAGCCAAAGTGCAGCAACAAAATAGCGATCATCCAATAAGTGGCCTGTTCGGTATAAAAAGCCGCACAGAACCAACTCAGCTG from Vibrio algicola encodes the following:
- a CDS encoding DUF2878 domain-containing protein, which codes for MMRRFWIINLALFQLSWFCAAFYTEQATYWMIAILLLHFGLSPTKLADAKVLVLLAPALMVDSIHLAIGTFSASATFSSQYIYFPPWLGLLWAMLLVSFNHSLHWLTNKPLWLAYILGAISGTSSYLAGIEAGAMQATWDYPWLITVLALSWAILLPLLVVCYRMLNPLHSASAEKYILKHKVAALNPKNRRKKALNKQTINHKVP